The window gtgtatgtgcatgtgtgtgcgttTGGGGTTATTTTGCGTGTGAATGAATGAATTGCATCGTCAGGGTGGCCAGTGTATGAATGTTGTACTTACAGGATAGGCTTCAATGTGTATTCCTTTTAATTTCTTTATTGGAGCCTTATTGTACTCTCCGGATGTGAGAAGTGCACTGGTCACCTTATActttagattattattttttgcatactgatattttttttttgtctttaaccaCCCTTCCTACAGCAGGGAGACTGGATTATGTTAAGGCGTTATTTTTGACCTCTGCGTTTTGCCATAAGCGTGAAGTTTTTCATTTGCGATGGGATTGAGGTTACCGTTTTCTTCGGCCACccttatatatttttgtttcccCTCACAGCCTTTGTCCTTCTGTCATACCTGCAGTAATTCTCCCCCTGAAATGCGCCACCTTCTGTCCCCAAATATATTCTTTTAGTAATATGATTATTAGGAAAGTGCTGATGGACAGAATTGTACTTtgggtatttttttttcttctctttttttcttttgtcagTGACTTTCTTTTTGTACTGTGCGttttaaaaagatttaaatgGATAAACTTGTcttgtacatatatatatataaaaacacaagTACTGTAGTATATGTTTGTTTGATGGCTTCTTTTCTCCCTCCCCTCGAATCCTTACACACAGACTTGTTagcattttttttgtttcataatgttttttattttgtaaaaaaatatatataaatattaagtaaataaacaagaaaaagacattttcatcatttttggATGTGAATGTCTTTTTTAAGAAAACTATGTTTGTGTGCCTTTTAACTGAATctgcttatttgtgaccctggaccacaaaaccagtcataaggttaaattttacaaaactgagatgtatacatcacttgaaagctcaataaataagctttctgttgatatatggtttgttaggataggacaacatttggccgagatgcatctatttgaagatctggaatctgagggtgcaaaaaaatcaaaatactgagaaaatcacctttaaagatctccaaattaagttcttaacaatgcatattactaatcaaaaattactttttgatatttatagtatgaattttacaaaaaatcttcatggaacatgatctttacttaatttcctaatgatttttggcataaaataaaaatcaatcattttgaaccatacaatgtatttttggctattgctacaaatataccccagcgacttaagactggttttgtggtccagggtcacatttgtctttgttttaggcctcataaatgttgctttgcaGTCAACAAAAATAGCCCAGTTCTTTTAAACCCAACAAAAGATTGGCATCGTTTTATAATGGAATGTTTATGGATTATTTGattcattgtttaaaaaaaaaagccttttcaACATGTCAAATTATTGTTTTACATAAAACTGTTTGGACTCATTGTCTTGCTAAAGTAATTAAAAGTTTTAATTGGGGATTTGAATTAAATGGCTTGTAACACATTTAGTCCTCTATGAATAGCTTGTAAATATTGTGTATGCCAAACTTTGCAATCAAGCTGTTTgccttttaatgaaacaatttgTTTAAACAACCTTTTACATACCTAAACTGCCATGGTGGAGCAATTAATTTAATCTCAAGCAAATTTAGCTCTGTGTGTCTGCTGATTTTTCTCaggaattttaaaaatgtataaaggcTTTACCACTGGACCTTATTCTAGTAAATTGTTAGGGAACAtttcatttcaactttttttaacattaatttacaaCTCTATTTAAGAGTCAAAAAAATGTGAGAACTCGAGATTTGTCAGTAGTtggtcttaaaggagtagttcactttcagaacagaaatttacagataatgtactcagccccttgtcatccaagatgttcatgtctttctttcttcagttgtaaggaaattgttttttgagaaacatttcagggtttctctccatataatggagttttatggtgcctctgagtttaaacttccaaaatgcagcttcaaatggctctaaacgatcacagccgaggaagaagggccttatctagtgaaacgatcggttattttcaaaaaaactttttgagctcaaatacttgtcttgtctagctctgtgtgtactctgtagagctcaaaaagtatataaaatgtaaatgtttttaaaagataactgatcgtttcgctagatttggagccctttgaagctgcatttaaactgcattttggaagttcaaactcgggggcaccatagaagtccactacatgcctaaagtgttttcctcaaaaaaaacatttctttacaacttaagacaagaacatcttggatgacaatggggtgagtacattatctgtaaatttgttctgaaagtgaactactcctttaaatgagCACATCCTGTTACCATGCTTTTGTGAAGTGTACAAATAGTGTTTTCACGATGCATCATTAATCTGCCATATTGGCGGTACTGAATGTAAAcgatgccactgaactgaatgaaactctcaaattttgctgattattgctgctgaaaaggCCTAGTTATTGTTATGTTTTGAAAAAATctagtactatagactgccaaaagttataacaaataacggaggagagtgcaaaaaaaaatggAGGAACGAAAGGCACTTGTGGTTGACCGAACTGATCCAGGATTTTCAGAGCTAGAATCTTgacaacgttttttttttcttgtctccggtcaggtaggtgaaatattggctaatatcttaatatacTGCTCGTatgcatctttaccacctattaatgtcacaatttgtcaaaatattgtgtccTTTCCTGCTCACCAAGTCCTCTtcttatgatttagcagcttccacacattttttccccgCGCGGTTTAGACGGCATAAATTAGCATAACAATAGCTGCATTTCCTTTTCCCCTTAAATTGCACATTTTAATTGCGAgttgaaaatatgcctaatggaaacgcgtcaattgtACAAAAACTcctatatatcgcaaaaaagtttttatgctcacatgcatgaggtggtttttcaggcaatttgaaaacAATTTCGCAAAACAATGGaaacgtttttgtttttttttcgcatttacacaTTCACCattgattaaatatagccaaaatcacaAAAATCTGTTGTCATGACTTaacgcgagaggaaaaaattcagttttagtcgcgtaacatcggttaatggaaacgctgtgATTTTGCAATgctttttaatcatttataaaatataacaagTTTTGCGCTAATCTGTTTTGGAaacgtgcctaatgtattcagtagtacattaaccaagcAAGcaatagctgcatttccattaccctttaaattgcacaaatttAAATTGTGAATTAAAAGTACGCCCAATGGAAATGCGTAAATTGCGTGAAAACTCCCATAAATTGCAAAACAATTTTAAGgcttgcatgaggtggtttttcaggcaattcgaataagaaatatttcgcaaaacagcaatggaaatgttttttttttttttttttttttttttttttgtatttacaggtcacattcaattTAATATAGCCAAAGTCCCACCAAAAATTAATTGCCTTGACTTTTGAATTctcataacattggttaatggaaacgccgtcgTTTTGCAATACTTTTAAATCGATATTTAAtaaatagcgccaaagttttgtgcaaatctttAATTGAACGCGCctagtttttttttcagtagtacattaaccaagcAAGcactagctgcatttccattaccctttaaactGGAAACGCATCAATTGCGCAAAAAGTcgcatatatcgcaaaaaagtttttacgctgacgtgaggtggtttttcaggcaattcgaaaaataTTTCGCACACCAGctttttgcatttacaggtcacattcgatttaATATAGCCAAAATTCCTTGCCACGAATTATCGTGAGAGGAAAAAGTTCAGTTTTGGTCGCATAACATCGGTAAATGGAAACGCCGTcataaaatagcgccaaagttttgcgcaaaccTGTTATGGAATCGCAGCCAATGATGTTTACATCATAAACTACCTGACCAAACCGCGACATAAGTGCAACCTCTATCGTTTTAGAGAtatctttatatatttaatttggaGCACCATGTTAACCCTTGAAGTAAATTCCTcaaaattctcattttgataaaACTGCCTGTATTTAAAATGCAAGTTAAAACTGTATTCCACATCTTGTCATTTATTTTGTCAATCATGATTGCAAACGCgacggacttttattttgaaggggTTTTCCGGAAGCACCTGGAAAGATCTCGTAGGTTTCCTCACTGTCCTTCCTGACGCAACTGTTTGTGTTATGGTAGCGTTTGTGAAGGGTCACTGGATACTGCGTCCTTAAATGAGCGTGTTTGATCTATTTCGTGGGTTTTTCGGGGTTCCCGGTGGTCATTATCATGGTGATGGCCGCAGGTGAGTCTGTCCAACAGTTTAAAGTGTCCTCTGACAGCAGCAGCTGTTAAGACTTAATAACACTTTAATGTAAGAGTTAATCTTGAATGTAATCGATGCATTATATAAGTATGTATAGTGTTGTAAACTTACATGCTTCGAAATATttctcttcattttgtttttgtggAGGTTTCTGGCTTGGTGTCACTGAAAGTAAATGCTTGGTGAATGTTTTGTAACCGTAAccgtatatgtatatatttttttgtatttttgagtattttgatattttaaagaattctcATTTGTCAGTACAGTTATAAATGTGATAATGCATTGTGTAGTTTTATTCCCCAGAATCATCAACATATTGTTAATACGTGAGGCCATATGGAAAATAGTACACAGTCTCTTTCAGTTTTACTTTGAAACTTCAGGGCATAAATAACATTGGCTGGTCCTCAAAACGTTAAAATAAACCTGATAATGTATTCATTATTATAGTTTTGATGATTATTATTctagaaaatgttttttaatctctactgctcaccaagcctgcatttatttgatccaaagtacagcaaaaacagtacacttttgaaatatttgtagtatttaaaataactgttttctatttgaatatattttaaaaatctaatttatttctgtgatttcaaagctgactttttagcatcattacttcagtcacacaatccttcagaaatcattctaatatacttatttgctgctcaaaaatatttattattattatgttcatgtaaacagctgagtagattttttttttttttagttttctttcaGAAAGTTCAGAaacggcatttatctgaaatggaaagattatattgtaacattataaatgtctttaaaatcacttttgattaatttaaagcattcttgctagataaaagcattaatttctatcatttaaaaaaaatctttcttaaatcttgctaataataaaaaatgtttcttgaaaagcaaatcagcatattagaatgatatctgaagggcgctgaaaatgtgaaaatttacctttgatcacaagaataaatgacaatttaaaatgtattcaaatagaaaacaattcttttaaatggtaaaaatatttcaaaattttactttttttgctgtactttggataaaataaatacaggcttggtgagcagaagatatatataaaaactttcgactggtagtgtagttaaaAGCATCTAGTATGTAGTTTACTTGCAagtaggcatttaaaaaaaaaaaatcttaatcatATCTAAAGATATGTTACCTGTCACTTAAGGTTAAACTTATAGGTTCAGAGCAATTTACTAATTTGATGCTGTTATAATCAGGGACCCCTTCTTCGATGGGATGATTCTtgaagatgatgatgaggatGAGGACGGTGATGGTGGATTTCACCATGATGACTTTAACACCCGTCGGGGCCCGTTTGATGATGCCTTCAGATTTGGTTTCAGTTTCGGGCCCGGTGGCATGCGCTTTGAAGAGCCTCAGCTGTTCGGTCAGATCTTCAGAGACATGGAGGAGATCTTTGCTGGTCTAGGCCACTTTGATGAGCGCCATGGCTTTGGACACAGAGGTACATTTGATTGCTCTGTTCTGcaatgatttttttaatataaagtaTTTCTTCAATTTTAAATATATGGTACTAACTTCTGCTTGTCTCCTGCCCAACAGGTGCTCCATCAATAGAAGCTCCACCTTCTCGGGAAGGAGCAGAGAAAGGCAGGGGTCGGGCAGGAAGTAGTAACTCGATTAGAGATTTCATGTTGAAGTCTCCTGACAGTTCACCCTATACACCAGCCCTCCCTCCCCCTTCTGGGGCACCAAAGGACAGGGATTCCTCTTCTCCACAACATCCCAGCAGCTCCTTTCCTCAGTGGAGACCCTTCTCAAAGGTGACCCAAAGCGATTCAGTGGTTTTGGAGTCTTTATTCATGCTGGGTTGTCACCTAAttgtcttcattttgtttttagtttcaTGATCTTTGGAAAGATGGCCTATTAAAACCAAAAGAGGGAGAGAAAAAAGAAGATGGAGGTAatgtattttgctttattttttctgATTTAAAGGTAAGTACAGACAGCTAAACAGTTCAGCAAACAAATCTTTGTAAGCTTTAAAGAGATCAAGAAATATTAACAAATTAGTAGATATCCAGCCATTTGAAAATTAACTAAAAGAATCAAATAAAAGAAAGACGGAACACTGCAGTATGAAATTTCAGCCTTTATGAAAagttgttaatatatatataaaaaaaggcaaaatttgtgggttatttttttttctatgattTTTGTGCTGACAATTCAGACtctatatggcaagccgttttaacatttAAACTATAAACCATATTAGTATCTATTTTCATGCTACAAGTACTTTTTTTAGATACTAATATCTTTTCCATTAAGTACTAGTAATTATTCATTAGctactaatatttatattttaggtGCTAGTACCTTTTTGAGAGAGAGTAGTAGAGAGTACTAGTACATTAGATACTAGTTCTTATTTATTTGATACTAGTACTTATTGATTAGGTACTAGTATCTTTTCCATTAAGTACTAGTACTTATTGGCtactaatgtttattttttttaggtaCTATTACCTTTTTAaaagatactagtacttatttgtTACATCCTAGTACTTGCTGGTTAGCTACGACTATTTATTCAATAGATACAAGtacactatggcaagccgttttaacatttAATCTACTAGTCAATTTTCATGCTACTAGTACTTATTTTTTAGGTACTAGTAGCTTTTCCGTAAAGtactagtatttatttattagctaCTAGTGCTgattctttagatactagtacttattcagtagatactagtacttattctttaggtACTAGTACCTTTTTATAAGATACTAGtatttattcattagatactagtacttatttaatagatactagtacttagtCATTAGATACTAGTGCTTATTCTATAGGTACTAGTACCTTTTTATAAGATACTAGTATTTATTCATTAGATATTAGTGCTTATTTTTTAGATACtattacttattcattagatactagtacttatttaatagatactagtacttattctttaggtACTAGTACCTTTTTAAAAGAGACTAGTTCTTATTTATTAGATACTCAGTGGCGGCTGGTCCATAGGGGGCGCTGGGGTGCCGCCCCCCCTCaagttagccaaggaagaagactattaatatgttaaaaataagtttaatacatattgcaaaataattacgaaattgcattattttgacATACTATTCGACTGTTAGTTATGTTAGcacctgttaaaaataaaaaaaaatctaaactgtttttcgtttgtttgtgtatgcgggacgccggccaaatgggtgtctattaggtctgtaaatatttgaaacgcatgtgacttgaggctgagctctgattggcttgtttcagattgtcctcggggcgcagagcactgcgccccagaccctcccacttaagatcttagccaatcaatcttgtttttatatattttgtcctcatgtgattggaccgttctcgactgtcaaatatgtgcaatatcttttccgagatgaaagtaaatttgtttttatctttcacaag of the Garra rufa chromosome 17, GarRuf1.0, whole genome shotgun sequence genome contains:
- the hax1 gene encoding HCLS1-associated protein X-1 → MSVFDLFRGFFGVPGGHYHGDGRRDPFFDGMILEDDDEDEDGDGGFHHDDFNTRRGPFDDAFRFGFSFGPGGMRFEEPQLFGQIFRDMEEIFAGLGHFDERHGFGHRGAPSIEAPPSREGAEKGRGRAGSSNSIRDFMLKSPDSSPYTPALPPPSGAPKDRDSSSPQHPSSSFPQWRPFSKFHDLWKDGLLKPKEGEKKEDGDLDSQVSSGGLDQILSPAPSQPKIRSTFKSVSVTKVVRPDGTVEERRTVRDGEGNEETTVTISGPGGRDGPQNQSGPLMPGGLNPSTDMQDDFSVFTKFFRGF